Genomic DNA from Chlorocebus sabaeus isolate Y175 chromosome 6, mChlSab1.0.hap1, whole genome shotgun sequence:
TCCGGTAGATGCTGGATTTGAACTTGGCTAGGGCAGCAAAGCGTTCTTTCTGCACGGGGTTGGGAAGAAAATTGGGAATGAGTGAAGGCAGGTTTTCCGTGTGAGGCCTGGGGACAGGGTGGAGGCCGGGACAGTCCCCCAGCCGTCCATTGAGGAAGGTGGCCATGAGAAGTCAGACCGGGACAAATGAATGACGGCTAAAAGAGATGTGGTCAGGGAGGGTCGCCTGAGCTGCGATATTTTGGGACCAGAAGAGACCAGGCGGCAGGAAGAAGGCGCCCGGCAGAAGGAAGGATCGGGGCCGATGTCTGAGGCCGGGAGGTGTCCCAGGGTGAGGCTGGCGGGCCCCGGGGTCGCTTCACCTGCTTCATCATGGAGTGAAGAGCCACGGTGGGGAAGCTGAATTTGCGCAGCATCATGCACAGGATCTGGCAGGTCCTGGCGGGAAGGATGGGCCTGTCAATCCCTCCAGCTCTCCGGTTCTGGGAAGGTGTTCCTGCCCCCACCCGCCCCTGAGACACCTAGCACAGTGGCGCCATGAAGCTTACAAAGGAGAGGCagcaggccaagcatggtggctcacgcctgtaatcccagcactttgggaggctgaggcgggtggatcacttgaggccaggagttcaagaccagcctgtccaacatggcaaaaccctgtctctactaaaaatacaaaaattagccgggcatggtggtgcatgactgcagccccagctactcaggaggctgaggcaggagaatttaacccaggaggcaaggttgcagtgagctgagattgcgccattgcactccagcctgggggacagcatgaaactctcaaaaaaaaagagaaagaggcaggatGAGGGTTGGCACAGGCCTTGCCTGCCTGATATACTCTCTGCTGATCCCTCCCTGGAGCTGGAACTGACAAGAGCTGGCCCTGGGACTGCAGGGCTGGAAACGGATTTGCTAGGGGTGTTCACTGTTACCAAGAAGGCCGAGAAGGAGCCAGCAGAGGAAAACAGAGTAGAAACGGGGGCACAGGGAGAAAGAACGGGGACCGTCACGTAAGCTGCTGGATCCTGCCGTGCCTGACAGCCACCCTACAGccaaacttttctcttttttttttcctgagatagtcttgctctgtcccccaggatggagtgcagtggcaccatctcggctcactgtaacctctacctaccaggttcaagtgattcacccacctcaccctccacagtagttgggactacaggtgctcaccaccatgcctggctaatttttgtattttcagtcgagataaagtttcaccacattgggcaggctggtctcgaactcctgacctcaggtgatccgcctacctcagcctcccagagtgccaggattacaggcgggaaccactgcgcccagtcccaACTTTCCTCTTCTGGGAGGTAACACATTTAGAGCGCCTTGACTTCTGCCCTTCTATCCTGGCTCATGCTGGAAGAGTCTCCAGCTTCTCAGTGATCTTCCCAAACAGCTCAATGGAGAAGATGTGAACTGCCCTCCCCAGGGGTCTCTGTCTGCGCAGACGCACACCAGGCCTGTTAGTTGTCACAGCTTCCTCTGAGACGGGACTAGAGGCCCAGGAAAGCTCAGCGACACCCCCAGAACACAGCAAATGGGCTGCTCAAACAGCCACTTGCAGGGGTTTCCTGGACCTTCCATCAAGGGCTGGTCTGAGGAACCCCAAAGCCCGGCTGCACCTTCAGATGGGGTGACCTTGGCTCCTTGAGGAAAGCCCCCGTGACCTCCAGGCTGAGCAGAGCTGAGACTGTGTCCCAGACCCAAGACGCTGGCCACCTCCTCCTTTGAAGGGCGATGGGAGGGGAGAGGCGAGCCCCGCTCACTTGCACGTGTTGGTGAAGATGATAATGGACCAGTCCTCATGCTCATCCTGGAAGCGCTGGATCAGGTGGACCAGGTAGGCGTCCTTGACCTTCTCGGGCACCAGCAGGTAGCGCTGATCCAGCTGCTCCACGGTGCTCACCCTGGGGATGGACAGGTAGACCGCACGCCTCAGTGTCCCTGCCTGTAGGATGGAGCTGCCCTCCCCACACTGTCTGGGCTGTGGACTCACGGGGCCTGTGCCTCCCAGAAGAAGGGCTGGTTGGTGGCCAGGCCCTGCAGCTCCCGGAGTGTGTCGGTCAGCGTGGCGCTGAACAGCAGTGTCTGCCTCCGGGCCGGCACAGCCGCCAGGATGGCCTCCAGGTCGACGGTGAAATCAGTGCAGCCCTGTTCCAGCAGCCGGTCTGCCTCGTCCATCACCTGCCGTGCCagtgggggcaggggtgagggtgtCGTCCATGGCCCCAGGTCTTGGCCATCCCTGAAACAGGCCTCTTTGAGAGGCGTGGACATGGACCCTAGGCCCTGGAGTACCCTCCTTCCAAGGGaggcctgcccctcccccaagtCTCAGCAAGGCCCTACCCCCAAATAACATTGCTAGGACTGGGCCCCCTCTTTTTGGTCCTTGAATGGTCCTTGTCACTGTTCCTAGCATTTTACTGGAAAGTCTAAGGAACATACGTTTCCTAAATGGATGACATGGTGCCCCAGACTCTGATGCTGGGACTGGAGGCTCCGAGTCCAGCTCCTGCAGTCTGCAGGGGCAGGGCGAACTCACCAGGAAGCGGATCTTCTTTATACTGAAAGTGTTGGAGCTGCGCAGGTGATCTGCCAGGCGCCCTGGTGTGGCGATGACCACATGCGGTTTTCGGGAGAGCTCCAGTGCCTGGGCCACCatgtctgggagacagagtatgAGAGGCAGGGCTGGGCGGGTGGTCCAAAGCTGCTGAGGTCCCATGCTGGGGCTTCCCCCGCCTCCCAGCCCCTGTACCCATGCCACCGACGATGATGCAGTCTTTCAGCCCTAGAGGCTTCCCCAGGACCCGGAACTGCTCTGCGATCTGGTAGGCCAGCTCCCTGTGGGTGTGAAGGGGCCAGGCTGGGTCAGGTAGTGGTTCTGGGCCTGCCCCCCATTCCCCTCTCCATCCCCAGCGTTCCTCCCTGAGCCCCCAGGCTCCTGACTTGCCCCGTCCTGTTCACAAAGGCTCTGATGCTGAGCCTTGGAGGCTGTTGTGGCCCCTGCCCCCTCGCCAGGCTCAGCCTGGAACATCCCTCCTCACCAGCCCAACCCAAACTGGCCTCAGCATCTCTTCCTACCCCAAACCCGCGCCTTCCCCCAGTTTGCCTCTCAGCAGTGGCCTCACCACCAGCCAGTTGCCTCAGCCAGAGGGTCTCAAGCAtcagcctcctctcctcctctctgtccCCAACCAACTCTGTCCCAGCCTCTCCCTGGCCCATGACCTTTCCTGCTCACATACCCCCAGAATCAATTCTAACCCTCCGCCAGGCATTCAAGGCCTTTCTGAGACTGGCTCCAATATGCCCAGGTCCCAATACCCTTTCTGctgcctgccccttcctcccttcctccctttctgtctttctttctttctgacggagttttgctcttgttgcccaggctacagtgcaatggcgcgatcttggctcaccgcaacctccgcctcctgggttcaagcaattctcctgccttggcctcctgagtagcagggattacaagcatgcgctaccatgcccagctaatttttttgtattttagtagagatggggtttctccatgttagtcaggctggtctcgagctcctggcctcaagtgatccgctcacctggagctcccaaagtgctgggattacaggtgtgagccactgcacccgggccATCTTATTTAATTCTGCAGGACCCCTAAGAAGCGGGTAGCAAGATTTTCATCCTCGTCTCACACATGGGAAAAGGGCGCTCAGAGAGGGAAAGGTGCTTGCCCAAGAGAACACAGCTGGTTAACCCATACCCAGGAGGCCTGCTGGGGGCTCACCTGGTGGGTGTCAGGACAAGGCAGAAGATGCCATAGggatcctcagaaagcttctgcaAGATGGGAAGGACAAACGCTGCTGTCTTCCCACTGCCTGTCTTGGCACAGCCCAAGCAGTCCCGACCTGGGTTGAGGACAAAGCAGCATCAACACCCTCCATGTGTGGACAGCTATTCCACTGGGCACAGTGTACAAGAGCTTACATTTAGTGAGCAGTCACTGTGTGTCAAGTCCTGTGTGCCAGTAAGCCTTTTCCATTCTGGGCATACTGACCACTTTCCACTGGCAACGGACAAATCCTAGGAAGGGGAGACCATTATCGTCTCCATttaacagaaaggaaaactgggtttCAGAGACCTGCCCAGGACACACAGTCAGTGAGTAGCAGGCTGGACTGGAACCCATATCCATTTGACCTGAGATGCCCACAGCTTCCCACCACCTCATTCTAACTCCCTCCAGGAGCACATGAACTTGGGGAACCCAGAATTCCCTTCCCTCATAGGCATCTTGTGCTCCCTGTTGACcccttcatttgtttatttaatcccTGACTTGTCACGTCTTAGGCTTCCTGTGGGCCTCTCTTTAATGGCCAAACTGGGTTGCGCTAGAGGAGCAGAGAGAAGACCTGCTCCTAGAGGAGCAATCACAGGACCAAGGAGTCCTGGATCTACCAGCAATTCTGAGAgcctcaacttctttttttttttttttttttttttttttttttgagaaggagtctcgctctgccgcccaggctggagtgcagtggccggatctcagctcactgcaagctccgcctcccggtttcacgccattctcctgcctcagcctcccgagtagctgggactacaggcgcccaccaccgcgcccggctaattttttgtagttttagtagagacggggtttcaccgtgatagccaggatggtctcgatctcctgaccttgtgatccgcccgtctcggcctcccaaagtgctgggattacaggcttgagccaccgcgcccggccgagcctcaacttctatttgtaaaataaaaacagcagtaCCAGGTCTGCAGGATTTTGCGATACTATCGATTAGTCATTCATCAAACCCTCCCTGTGCTGAGACTATGAAAATTTCAGAGATTACATCAGTTGTGTACGGACATAAAGCGACTCGGTCATGCAAGCTAAATGCCAACACTGTCCAGTCGGCCTCCGGAACCCCGGATCTCCTGTAACGCCAGAGGTTACCCCTCGCCTCGTGGAACCGGAATGAGCAAAGGTTGCGAGAAGGGAAAGGGGTCGAGAGGAGCGGAGACGCCTCTTGGGGAAGGCACCGAGCCATACTCACCCTCCAGGATGGCGGGAATGCAGCCGAGCTGCACGGGCGTGGGCTGCTTCAAACCCAGCTGCCGACATTGTGCCACTAGCCACGACGACAGCCCGAGCTCCGCGAAGCCTGACATCCTTGTGACCAGCCGTGTGGTGGCCCATGTGATCCGCGCTTCCGGCGCGCGCCGACGACGACACGAGAAAAATCTTCCTGTTTATTGGATCTGCCTCCTGCGTGGTCCCACCTTCTCCAGCTCCCTCAGCCCATTCCCAGCCTCGACCGCATCCTTATCATGTTTCCCCGGATCCCATTGGCTTGCAGAAACACACTACAATTCCCGAGATGCCCTGCGTGACGCACTTACGTCTCCCGCCCCCTTGCTTATCATTGTGGAGCTTCCCATTGGCTTACTTCGCCGCCACTCGGAAAAAgtaaactacatttcccagcgtGCCCGTGAAGGTGTCTTGCTTCCGGCCGACGTGTCTTTCAGGAAGAGGAGCGGGTGAGAAGACAGCGACATGGCGCCTCCGGCTCCCGGCGCGGCGTCCGGCGGCTCCGGGGAGGTGGATGAGCTGTTCGACGTGAAGAACGCCTTCTACATCGGCAGCTACCAGCAGTGCATAAACGAGGCGCAGCGGGTGAAGGTGCGGCCGCGCAGGGGCGCGGGGACGCTGGGGGCGGAGGACGCTTCCTGGTGGCTGCGAGCCGTGTTCTGCATCTAaaaactttcccttttcttctcgcGTTTTTTGGGCACTTCTTCACAGTTCAGTGAGGAGTAATTACTGTCCTAtgacagaacccagagcagtaaCAGTTTACGGTACTGCTCACTCGTACAGCGCTCGCTCTGCGCCCTTGAAGGCGTTTTGAGTAAGGGAGGTGTTTGTGTCGCTGTAGTTACAGTAAGTGTCTTTTGTCCAGCCATACGTTCAGTTCCCGTGAGGTGGAGACTGTTGTTTATCCTCATTTTACGGATGAGAACCCTAAAGTTCAGAGAGGGATGTTTCCCTGCCCACCGATCCTGGTTATTTCTCTCAGAGcttaaccattcattcattcatctttcaTTGAGCACTTTTATGGACGGGGACTGTATTCCGCTGGACTCAGAATAACAACACAGTTTCCCAGCTTAGTGGCTTAAACACCtttaattccagcgctttgggaggccgaggcggccgtATCGCAtgcgcccaggagttcgagaccagcttgggcaacatggagaaaccctgggtctaccaaaaatacaaaaattagccgggcgtggtggcgggcacctgtaatcccagctaccgggaggctgagacaggagaatcgcttgaacccggaggcggagattgcagtgaaccgagatcgcactactgcaccccagcctgggtgacaaagttgtaagaattaaagaaagaggaaagaaacacgaAAGGTGACTTGCCAGtcaagacaggtttattttagagaaaacaaacctgAGAGGCGCCTTCTGGCTGAGTTGGGTCAGAGGCACACTCTTTTACAGACTGAGTTTTTAAGGATTCAGGGTGAGAGAGTTTGATTATCAGACGCTTGAAttgcttctgtgtctctttgttgtgcttatctgggagggagagttATGTGTCTGTTCCCATACGTCTTTCTtggttctttttccttctttctttttttattttttttgagatggagtctagccgtgtcgccaggctggagtgcagtggtgtgatctcggctcactgcaacctccgcctcccagggtcaagcgacaTAATCTCActgtgtgtcacccaggctggagtgcagtgtgacagtcacagctcactgcatcctcctcctcctgggttcaagcaattctcctcccaagtagctgggattacaggtgcccaccgccacacccgtttaatttttgttttttgtttttgacatggagtcttgctctgttgcccaggctgaagtgcagtggcacgatcctggctcaccacaacctccgcctcctaggttcaagcagttctcctgcctcagcctccggagtagctgggacgacaggcgcatgccaccacgcccagctaatttttgtatttttactagtgatggggtttcactgtgttggccaggctggtctctaactcctgaccttgagatccgcctgcctcagcctcccaaagtgctgtgattacaggcgtgagccaccgtgcctggccaggaatacttttttttttttttgagacagagactccctctgtcacccaggctggagtgcagtggtacagtctcagcgcactgcatcctctgcctcctgggttcaagcgattctcctgcctcagcctcctgagtagctggaattacaggtgcccgctaccacgcccagctaatttttgttttttgcttttttggtttttgtttttgagatggagtcttgctctgttgcccaggctggagtgtagtggcatgatctcagctcaccacaacctccgcctcccaggttcaagcgattctcctgcctcagcctcccgagtaggtgggattacaggcttgtgccactacacctggctaatttttgaggaatacattttttaagcCATCTGGTCTGTGGTAGTTCATGACAGTGGCCTGAGCAACCTCAGCCCCACCTGAGGTGGCCCCAGGGAGAGCACCTGGCATGTCTTTGCCCTTTACTGACCCCAGCACAAGGCTACCATCATGACATTTCTGGCTTTCTCAGACATTTGCCAGTTGCCCACAAGATGGCAGGCACTGCCCAGCTGCTGGGATTGAAGCAGCTCATAGGCCTTGAGTTGCTGGCGGCCCAGTGCGGTTAGGTCGCTGGCTACAGGGACAGAAGGGAGGAGTTACTACCCCCAGGGTTTCTGGCTACAGGGCCCCCACCCTATCACCCGCCTTCCCAAACAGTACTCTGATTCCTCAACGATGGCCACATCTTAAGCCACCTGGGGCCAGTGCTAGGACCATCCTGGGGCCAGGTGACCTTGGTGGATGTGGCCTACTGGCTTTGCTGATTTCTGGGCTCCCAGGTGATCCTAGTGAGCCCTTGGGGTTGAAGAGCAGTGCTCTCCCACCCCAGGGACACATGGTGCTACCTGATGGTAGCATCATCCCTGGGAGTCAAGGAAAACCACAACGGTTCCAGAGCCTCACGTGAGGGTCACGGTCTGCACGTTTGTTGTTGTTATGCTTCCTGACACTCTTCTTTCTCCTGTAGCCTCTGAGCACTTCTGCACGCACAGCCTCCTGGGCAATTGCATTTCACACAGGGGTGGCTGAGGCCACCCTGGTGCCCCCCATGGTGCCCCACTGTGTCCTCACTTTGAAAGCCGAATAGccggccaagcgtggtggctcacgcctgtaatcccagcacttttggaggccgaggtgggcggatcacgaggtcaggagattgagaccatcctggctaacacagtgaaatcccgtctctactaaaaatactaaaaaaattagccaggcgcggtggcaggtgcctgtaatcccagctactcagggggctgaggcaggagaatggcgtgaacccgggaggtgcaggttgcagtgagctgagattgcaccactgtgctccagcctgggggacggagcgagactccgtctcaaaaaaaaaagaaagcccaacAGCCagcttctgtctcttttttttctctaaagataggcagggtctcactctgtcaccaggccagagtgcagtgcagtggcgtgatcatagtccactgtagcctcgacctcctaggctcaagcgatcctccttcatgagcctcccaagtcactgggactacaggtgcacgctaccacacccggctaatatttaacattttttttatagacacagggtctcagaccgggcgcagtggctcacgcctgtaatcccagcactttgggaggccgaggcggctggttcacaaggtcaggagttcaagaccggcctggccaatatggtaaaaccccatctctactaaaaatacaaaaattagcccggcgtggtagtgcgtgcctatagtcctggctactcaggaggctgaggcagaagaatatcttgaacccgggaggcagaggttgcagtgaactgagaccgcgccactgtactccagcctgggcaacagagcaagactccatctcaaaaaaaaaaaaaaaaaagacagggtctcgctgtgttgcctgtgctggtgtctaactcctgggctcaagcagtcctcctgctttggcctcccaaagcactgggattacaggtgtgagccactgcacctggcctgtctcTTTTTTAACTGAGCATGGCGTGCAACCCTGGGCTGGTCACCTAACTGTTGTCCACCTCAGAAGGCTGACTGGgagttacttattttttattgagacggagtcttactctgtcgcccaggctagagtgcaatggtgctatctcggcccactacagcctccacctcccgggttcaaatgattctcctacctcagcctcctgagtagctgggattacaggtgcccgccagcacacccgactaatttttgtatttttagtagagacggggtttcactatgttggccaggctggtctggaactcctgacctcaaatgatccacccacctcggcctcccaaagtgctgggattacaggcgtgagccaccgtgcctggcctataatatGTTTCTTTACATGCTCGAGAAGGTACGTCTTTCACCTGTCCATCCCATTTGCAGGTGGGGCTTGatttctgcagcctccaccctccATGCCTTTGACGTTCTTCTAGGAGTAATTTGTTTAGATGGTATCTTGTTCCAAATCACAGCCAGATACCCACTCTGGCCAGCAGGGCCTGAGCAGAAGCTGCTGGGGCCTCTTGGCAATGGCAGGCTGAGTCAGGCTGGGGCCAGTTCTGCGGTGGCCTGGGATGAGGACACGTTTGACATCCACGCTCCTCCCTCAGgctggggagaaggaagagatgtGGCTTGGAATCTGTGGTTCTCGGCCTCAGAGGACAGGGCAGAGTGACTCCCCTGGTTTGGGTACTGGGTCCTTTGACCCTGTGCCTTGACAGCTGGCAGGCCCTCTTGCTGAGAGCCTTCTCAGTCCCCTCTGTTGAGAGGTTGTTGGAGCGGTGATGCCGAGGTGGCTGGGCCCCTTCCCAACTGTACTTTCCTCTTGAAGCCCCCAGGGGCCTGGGCCAGCACCCTCAGGCCACGGGCCGAGCTGCACTGTGACCGCCTGCCATGGGCACCCCGGGAAGTCAGCCAGTGCCCGGGGGCAGCATGCACAGCTGGGTTCTGGAGGAGGggccccagcctccctgcctggCCTGAGCTCAAGGGCAGCTTCCTTATCGTCCCTAAATGGATGTTGCCACAGGTCACCCTCCCTCTTGCCCCTCAGTTCTGTGCAGTGGCTGGACTGTGGGGGTGTGGCCCAAGTACAGAGCCATCCCCAGGGTCTCCCCTGGCCAGGGCTGGACACAGATGTCACCACACTGGGGTAGCCACACTGAGTTCAAAATGTCTTGAGACAAAAGCAGGAATCAGTCCACAGTGGCCCCATGTCCAGAAGTTAGAGGTGCGGGCACCACCCTGGCTTCTTAAGTGTGGCTGGAGTAGGCACTGAACTTGGGAGCAAGCCTCCTTCCTGGGGTGGTGTCAGCGCGGGATGAGATCAGGCACCCTCCGTGTAGGGTACCCCCAGCAGAGGCCACTCTCGGGCTGCGGAGGATCAGGGCTAGGACTTAGACCTCTGACCCTGCCGGAGAAGCCACCTGTCCCCAGCGCACAGGGGCCTGTCATGCTCACCCTGTGTGGGCTGCGCTGGGCCTCCCACTGTGCGTCCTGACCCATGTTGGTTCCCACAGCTGTCAAGCCCGGAGAGAGACGTGGAGAGGGATGTCTTCCTGTATAGAGCGTACCTTGCGCAGGTGAGTGTGGGCCCTGGCCGGGGGCGAGAGTGATGAACAGAGTAGAGGGTGGAGCTGGGGATGGGAAGGCACCACAGCGTGGGTGCCGGGGACAGTAAACAAAGCAGGGACCCGGGCCTGCAGTGTCCAGTGACTGAACAGCCAGTGCAGCCAGCATGTGAAGGCGGCTGTGTCACGGAGGCCCGAGACTGCCAGGCCAGGGGGCCTGGGTCACAGcttcttgatttttaatttttttgagacggagtcttgctctttcgtactcgatctcagctcactgcaaccaccacctcctgggttcaagtgattctcctgcctcagcttccggagtagctgggactataggcgcgcaccaccacacccagctaatttatatttatgtgtgtgtgtgtgtgtgtgtgtgtgtgtgtgtgtgtttttttttttttttttttgagatgaagtctcactctgttgcccaggctggagtgcaacggcaagatctcggctcactgcaagctccgcctcccgggttcacaccattctcctgcctcagcctccagagtagctgggaccacaggtgcctgccaccacgcctggctaatttttttgtatttttgtttttttttttttttttgagatggagtcttgctctgttgcccaggctggagtgcagtgactcaatctcggctcactgcaagctccgcctcccgggttcaccccattctcctgcctcagcctcccgagtagctgggaccacaggcgcctgccaccatgcctggctaattttttgtatttttagtagagacagtgtctcaccatgttagccaggatggtctcgatctcctgaccttgtgatacacatgcctcggcctcccaaagtgctgggattacaggcgtgagccaccgtgcgtggccaattttttttatatatatatatatatttttttttttttttttttttttttttgagacagagtttagctctgtcgcccaggctggagtgcagtggcaagatctcagctcactgcaagctctgcctcccgggtttacgccattctcctgcctcagcctcccgagtagctgggactacaggcgcctgccaccttgccaggctagttttttgtattttttagtagagacggggtttcaccgtgttagccaggatggtctcaatctcctgacctcgtgatctgcccgtctcggcctcccaaagtgctgggattacaggcttgagccaccacgcccagctaatttttatatttttaatagacacgcaatttcaccatattagccagggtggtctcgaactcctgacctcatgatccgcctgcctcagcctcccaaagtgttgggattacaggcatgagccaccgcacctggccgatttttttttcttttttttttttttttttttttttttttttttttttttgagacagagtctcgctgtgtcacccaggctggagtgcagtggcgcgatctcggctcactgcaagctccgcctcccgggttcccgccattctcctgcctcagcctccgagtagctgggactacaggcgcccgccaccacgcccggctagtttttttttttgtatttttagtagagacggggtttcacggtgttagccaggatggtctcgatctcctgacctcgtgatccacccgcctcggcctcccaaagtgctgggattacaggcttgagccaccgcgcccggccttttttttctaaaataattggtaggagccaggcacagtggctcacaactgtaatcccagaactttgggaggctgaggtgggagaattgcttgaagccaggaattcaagaccagcctgggcaacatgttgagacctccatctctacagaaaaaatttaaaaataagccaggcatggtggcatgtgcctggagtcccagctactcaggaggctgtggcaggaggatcgcttgagctcaggaggtcgagactacagtgagccgtgatcacgccattacactccagcctagacaacagagcaagaccttgtctctaaaacaataagAATGGGGAACCATCTAGGAGGGAACACAGTGAAGGACGGGTCCCCGGCTGCAGATGTGACAGTGGTATCAGTCTGGGCGTCCTCGGGAGGGCCAGTAGGTGGGGCAGGGCTGGCTGGGGGCATGTCCTACTTTATAGAAGCGCATGCCACAACCCCCATAACTGCTGCTGCCCTGTTCCCGGGTGACATGCCTGTTCCCCCCTTCACCTCATCACCAGAGATGGACAGCTGCCGGGAGACAGACAGTAACCT
This window encodes:
- the DDX49 gene encoding probable ATP-dependent RNA helicase DDX49 isoform X2, which encodes MGHHTAGHKDVRLRGARAVVVASGTMSAAGFEAAHARAARLHSRHPGGELAYQIAEQFRVLGKPLGLKDCIIVGGMDMVAQALELSRKPHVVIATPGRLADHLRSSNTFSIKKIRFLVMDEADRLLEQGCTDFTVDLEAILAAVPARRQTLLFSATLTDTLRELQGLATNQPFFWEAQAPVSTVEQLDQRYLLVPEKVKDAYLVHLIQRFQDEHEDWSIIIFTNTCKTCQILCMMLRKFSFPTVALHSMMKQKERFAALAKFKSSIYRILIATDVASRGLDIPTVQVVINHNTPGLPKIYIHRVGRTARAGRQGQAITLVTQYDIHLVHAIEEQIKKKLEEFSVEEAEVLQILTQVNVVRRECEIKLEAAHFDEKKEINKRKQLILEGKDPDLEAKRKAELAKIKQKNRRFKEKVEETLKRQKAGRVGHKGRPPRAPPGSHSGPVPSQGPA
- the DDX49 gene encoding probable ATP-dependent RNA helicase DDX49 isoform X1, coding for MSGFAELGLSSWLVAQCRQLGLKQPTPVQLGCIPAILEGRDCLGCAKTGSGKTAAFVLPILQKLSEDPYGIFCLVLTPTRELAYQIAEQFRVLGKPLGLKDCIIVGGMDMVAQALELSRKPHVVIATPGRLADHLRSSNTFSIKKIRFLVMDEADRLLEQGCTDFTVDLEAILAAVPARRQTLLFSATLTDTLRELQGLATNQPFFWEAQAPVSTVEQLDQRYLLVPEKVKDAYLVHLIQRFQDEHEDWSIIIFTNTCKTCQILCMMLRKFSFPTVALHSMMKQKERFAALAKFKSSIYRILIATDVASRGLDIPTVQVVINHNTPGLPKIYIHRVGRTARAGRQGQAITLVTQYDIHLVHAIEEQIKKKLEEFSVEEAEVLQILTQVNVVRRECEIKLEAAHFDEKKEINKRKQLILEGKDPDLEAKRKAELAKIKQKNRRFKEKVEETLKRQKAGRVGHKGRPPRAPPGSHSGPVPSQGPA